One region of Sus scrofa isolate TJ Tabasco breed Duroc chromosome 3, Sscrofa11.1, whole genome shotgun sequence genomic DNA includes:
- the LOC102162791 gene encoding uncharacterized protein LOC102162791 isoform X1, which produces MGLRTLRGARKRAGAWGVTVSMTQDCVGQLGPAVSPGPRRPPCVHMHNLGDGQRRGRHGPRGRPPTPSREPCLLAPSPAQSRAGTAGQGPRRDRDPVCSRGIQTRLPAGPVWGRRGGQEARSRLFPGSSDQRGAVSGRRSPSLRARPSAGQVGGEMCAHNMSWIRYPSRVSTDVEAVIAAQSAVSRCTLVYAVLFVPVSLAAGLFNLATFLRGRARLGGLDVCLLDLTATGLLATLLSLAAIGRPDYLATTNLGCAVLSLLSNACYFNAQYVQLVLLFAFLLRRPPPCLRAAAQGPRGPAASLAAAGGCAVCSSLGAVALLGTSGELDHTTLCQADPLTAWPEYEMVKVSLGFGLALVLQLAFLVLLGVQRARRAAPAQRDAASACPVVPAIVLTTFACRLFYNVALVRRARLKLQRDIGSPGDELLMNLAELALFGESCVGSLATLFLHKPCRLALRSVPARLCQSCRRGAAGTSFALNGVGG; this is translated from the exons ATGGGGCTGCGGACACTCAGGGGAGCCAGGAAACGGGCAGGGGCCTGGGGCGTGACTGTCTCGATGACGCAGGACTGTGTGGGCCAGCTGGGCCCCGCTGTGTCCCCAGGCCCAAGGCGCCCTCCCTGCGTTCACATGCACAATCTAGGCGACGGGCAACGGCGGGGACGTCACGGGCCAAGAGGGAGGCCACCCACGCCATCCAGGGAGCCCTGTCTCCTGGCCCCaagcccagcccagagcag GGCGGGCACGGCGGGACAGGGACCCCGGCGGGACAGGGACCCCGTGTGCAGCAGAGGGATCCAAACGCGTCTCCCGGCAGGGCCGGTCTGGGGACGCCGCGGAGGCCAGGAGGCCAGAAG CCGCCTGTTCCCAGGGAGCTCGGACCAGCGAGGGGCCGTGAGCGGGCGCCGGAGCCCCTCCCTCCGCGCCAGACCCTCCGCCGGCCAG GTCGGCGGCGAGATGTGTGCCCACAACATGTCCTGGATCCGGTACCCCAGCCGCGTCTCCACGGACGTCGAGGCTGTCATAGCCGCGCAGAGCGCTGTGTCCAGATGCACGCTCGTCTACGCGGTTCTGTTTGTCCCCGTGAGCCTGGCGGCCGGGCTCTTCAACCTCGCCACCTTCCTCCGCGGccgtgccaggctggggggcCTGGACGTCTGCCTGCTGGACCTCACCGCCACCGGCCTGCTGGCAACGCTGCTCTCGCTGGCGGCCATCGGCCGGCCGGACTACCTGGCCACGACCAATCTGGGCTGTGCCGTCCTCTCCCTTCTGTCCAACGCCTGCTACTTCAACGCCCAGTACGTGCAGCTGGTGCTGCTCTTCGCGTTCCTGCTGCGGCGACCCCCGCCCTGCCTGCGTGCGGCCGCCCAGGGGCCCCGGGGGCCTGCCGCCAGCCTGGCTGCCGCTGGGGGCTGTGCTGTCTGCAGCTCCCTGGGGGCCGTGGCCCTGCTGGGCACCTCTGGGGAGCTTGACCACACCACGCTGTGTCAGGCGGACCCCCTGACCGCCTGGCCTGAGTACGAGATGGTGAAAGTCAGCCTGGGCTTCGGGCTGGCCCTGGTCCTGCAGCTGGCGTTCCTCGTCCTGCTCGGCGTCCAGCGGGCCAGGCGGGCTGCTCCGGCCCAAAGGGACGCGGCCTCCGCTTGCCCGGTGGTTCCGGCCATCGTCCTGACCACGTTCGCCTGCCGCCTCTTCTACAACGTGGCGCTCGTCCGGCGGGCCAGGCTGAAGCTGCAAAGGGACATCGGCTCCCCCGGGGACGAGCTGCTCATGAACCTGGCGGAGCTGGCCCTGTTTGGAGAGAGCTGCGTGGGCTCCCTGGCCACGCTCTTCCTCCACAAGCCGTGCAGGCTGGCCCTGCGCAGCGTGCCAGCGCGTCTCTGCCAAAGCTGCAGGAGAGGAGCGGCTGGCACCAGCTTCGCCCTCAACGGAGTGGGGGGCTAG
- the LOC102162791 gene encoding uncharacterized protein LOC102162791 isoform X2, whose protein sequence is MGLRTLRGARKRAGAWGVTVSMTQDCVGQLGPAVSPGPRRPPCVHMHNLGDGQRRGRHGPRGRPPTPSREPCLLAPSPAQSSRLFPGSSDQRGAVSGRRSPSLRARPSAGQVGGEMCAHNMSWIRYPSRVSTDVEAVIAAQSAVSRCTLVYAVLFVPVSLAAGLFNLATFLRGRARLGGLDVCLLDLTATGLLATLLSLAAIGRPDYLATTNLGCAVLSLLSNACYFNAQYVQLVLLFAFLLRRPPPCLRAAAQGPRGPAASLAAAGGCAVCSSLGAVALLGTSGELDHTTLCQADPLTAWPEYEMVKVSLGFGLALVLQLAFLVLLGVQRARRAAPAQRDAASACPVVPAIVLTTFACRLFYNVALVRRARLKLQRDIGSPGDELLMNLAELALFGESCVGSLATLFLHKPCRLALRSVPARLCQSCRRGAAGTSFALNGVGG, encoded by the exons ATGGGGCTGCGGACACTCAGGGGAGCCAGGAAACGGGCAGGGGCCTGGGGCGTGACTGTCTCGATGACGCAGGACTGTGTGGGCCAGCTGGGCCCCGCTGTGTCCCCAGGCCCAAGGCGCCCTCCCTGCGTTCACATGCACAATCTAGGCGACGGGCAACGGCGGGGACGTCACGGGCCAAGAGGGAGGCCACCCACGCCATCCAGGGAGCCCTGTCTCCTGGCCCCaagcccagcccagagcag CCGCCTGTTCCCAGGGAGCTCGGACCAGCGAGGGGCCGTGAGCGGGCGCCGGAGCCCCTCCCTCCGCGCCAGACCCTCCGCCGGCCAG GTCGGCGGCGAGATGTGTGCCCACAACATGTCCTGGATCCGGTACCCCAGCCGCGTCTCCACGGACGTCGAGGCTGTCATAGCCGCGCAGAGCGCTGTGTCCAGATGCACGCTCGTCTACGCGGTTCTGTTTGTCCCCGTGAGCCTGGCGGCCGGGCTCTTCAACCTCGCCACCTTCCTCCGCGGccgtgccaggctggggggcCTGGACGTCTGCCTGCTGGACCTCACCGCCACCGGCCTGCTGGCAACGCTGCTCTCGCTGGCGGCCATCGGCCGGCCGGACTACCTGGCCACGACCAATCTGGGCTGTGCCGTCCTCTCCCTTCTGTCCAACGCCTGCTACTTCAACGCCCAGTACGTGCAGCTGGTGCTGCTCTTCGCGTTCCTGCTGCGGCGACCCCCGCCCTGCCTGCGTGCGGCCGCCCAGGGGCCCCGGGGGCCTGCCGCCAGCCTGGCTGCCGCTGGGGGCTGTGCTGTCTGCAGCTCCCTGGGGGCCGTGGCCCTGCTGGGCACCTCTGGGGAGCTTGACCACACCACGCTGTGTCAGGCGGACCCCCTGACCGCCTGGCCTGAGTACGAGATGGTGAAAGTCAGCCTGGGCTTCGGGCTGGCCCTGGTCCTGCAGCTGGCGTTCCTCGTCCTGCTCGGCGTCCAGCGGGCCAGGCGGGCTGCTCCGGCCCAAAGGGACGCGGCCTCCGCTTGCCCGGTGGTTCCGGCCATCGTCCTGACCACGTTCGCCTGCCGCCTCTTCTACAACGTGGCGCTCGTCCGGCGGGCCAGGCTGAAGCTGCAAAGGGACATCGGCTCCCCCGGGGACGAGCTGCTCATGAACCTGGCGGAGCTGGCCCTGTTTGGAGAGAGCTGCGTGGGCTCCCTGGCCACGCTCTTCCTCCACAAGCCGTGCAGGCTGGCCCTGCGCAGCGTGCCAGCGCGTCTCTGCCAAAGCTGCAGGAGAGGAGCGGCTGGCACCAGCTTCGCCCTCAACGGAGTGGGGGGCTAG